The Achromobacter pestifer genome includes a region encoding these proteins:
- a CDS encoding RNA methyltransferase, with protein sequence MRYSDFDQRLAALGALPVHRGRVMRVWLQGQALDTGTRRRSAEHFLPLALRDAVPALTAELDALARVCSEHAGNDGSRLLVELADGQMVESVLLPRDGLCVSTQVGCAVGCRFCMTGKSGLIRQVTSMEILAQVVLARRLRAVKKVVFMGMGEPAHNLDNVLEAIDLLGTEGNIGHKNLVFSTVGDPRVFEALPQQRVKPALALSLHTTKAELRAHLLPRAPKITPEELIELGERYARDTDYPIQYQWTLLKGINDGDDELDAVVRLLKGKYGVLNVIPFNSLEGDDYQRPDTERIREIVGSLQSRGVLTKVRNSAGQDVDGGCGQLRARAVGAEQVVELRRTRIAKQEAA encoded by the coding sequence GCCGCTCTCGGCGCCCTGCCCGTCCATCGTGGCCGGGTCATGCGCGTCTGGCTGCAAGGGCAAGCGCTCGACACCGGCACGCGACGGCGGAGCGCCGAGCACTTTCTGCCTCTCGCGCTGCGCGATGCCGTGCCCGCCTTGACCGCAGAGCTGGACGCCCTCGCCCGCGTCTGCTCCGAACACGCCGGCAACGACGGCTCGCGCTTGCTGGTCGAACTCGCCGACGGGCAGATGGTGGAAAGCGTGCTGTTGCCGCGCGATGGACTTTGCGTCTCGACCCAAGTCGGCTGCGCGGTCGGCTGCCGCTTCTGCATGACCGGCAAGAGCGGCCTGATCCGCCAGGTCACGAGCATGGAAATCCTAGCCCAAGTCGTGCTGGCGCGGCGTCTGCGCGCGGTGAAGAAAGTGGTCTTCATGGGCATGGGCGAACCGGCGCACAACCTCGACAACGTGCTCGAAGCCATCGACCTGCTCGGCACCGAAGGCAATATCGGCCACAAGAATCTCGTGTTCTCCACCGTGGGCGACCCGCGCGTGTTCGAAGCCCTGCCGCAACAGCGCGTCAAGCCCGCGCTGGCGCTGTCGCTGCACACGACCAAGGCCGAATTGCGCGCCCACCTGCTGCCACGCGCGCCGAAAATCACGCCGGAAGAACTGATCGAACTGGGCGAGAGATACGCTCGCGACACCGACTACCCGATCCAGTATCAATGGACGCTGCTCAAGGGCATCAACGACGGCGACGACGAACTCGATGCCGTCGTGCGTCTGCTCAAGGGCAAGTACGGCGTGCTCAACGTCATTCCCTTCAATAGCCTCGAAGGTGACGACTACCAGCGCCCCGATACCGAGCGCATCCGCGAGATCGTCGGCTCCCTGCAAAGCCGTGGCGTGCTGACCAAGGTGAGGAATAGCGCCGGGCAGGACGTGGACGGCGGCTGCGGCCAGTTGCGCGCTCGCGCCGTTGGCGCGGAGCAGGTGGTCGAACTGCGGCGCACGCGCATTGCAAAGCAGGAAGCCGCCTAG
- a CDS encoding c-type cytochrome, with translation MNVRALCSASLVVVALAQTSPSFAQNINGKNLFTQRCAMCHGADLKATGPLAKKSNPPTPDLTTAAFKKRLNDYPGVIVSSVILRPNGDLIPRTLRQNGVKLASHAWTVQDFRDLNKYMSDAISKSR, from the coding sequence ATGAACGTAAGAGCATTATGCAGCGCTTCGCTAGTGGTGGTGGCGCTAGCCCAAACATCGCCATCCTTTGCGCAAAATATCAACGGGAAGAATCTCTTTACACAGCGATGTGCCATGTGCCACGGAGCAGATCTCAAAGCGACGGGACCTTTGGCCAAGAAAAGCAATCCCCCCACACCTGATCTGACCACCGCCGCCTTCAAAAAGCGACTCAATGATTACCCGGGCGTTATTGTTTCGTCGGTAATACTTCGTCCAAATGGAGACTTGATTCCAAGAACTTTGCGGCAGAATGGCGTGAAGCTGGCGTCGCACGCTTGGACGGTGCAGGATTTTCGCGATCTGAATAAATACATGAGTGATGCAATTTCAAAAAGTCGATGA
- a CDS encoding GNAT family N-acetyltransferase: MTAVPHTGLEIRRLTPAEWSHAYPVIAQLRSLDEAEFLERARRQSFSGYELAAAFRDGKIIGVIGMRPVRTLARGAHLHVDDLVVDGAVRGSGAGRALMEYAERDARARGMTAVFLDARPDAIPFYEREKYLLHPAPSMKKVLAP, encoded by the coding sequence ATGACCGCAGTCCCCCACACTGGCCTGGAAATCAGGCGACTGACCCCGGCTGAATGGAGCCACGCATACCCTGTCATCGCGCAACTCCGCTCTCTTGACGAGGCAGAGTTCCTCGAGCGGGCCCGTCGGCAATCATTTTCGGGCTACGAGCTGGCGGCCGCCTTCCGTGACGGGAAGATCATTGGCGTGATAGGCATGAGACCCGTCCGTACGCTGGCGCGTGGGGCGCACCTGCATGTCGATGACCTCGTTGTGGATGGGGCGGTGCGCGGAAGCGGCGCAGGCCGCGCCTTGATGGAATATGCCGAGAGAGATGCCCGTGCCCGCGGCATGACCGCGGTGTTTCTTGATGCGCGCCCTGATGCCATACCGTTCTATGAGCGAGAGAAATACCTGCTGCATCCCGCGCCATCAATGAAAAAGGTTCTGGCGCCCTGA
- a CDS encoding sensor domain-containing diguanylate cyclase — MSGESTLLDDSAVYRTLLESTKAIPWKIDWATMKFAYIGPQIEALLGWNAESWVSVEDWAMRMHPEDREYVVNFCVSQSQAGVDHEADYRALTKDNGYVWIRDVVHVVRNDSGEVQALIGFMFDITERKKTEEKLLSLQKELEVLSFKDGLTNIANRRRFDTGFELEWERARSERQPLSVLLFDVDFFKQYNDLYGHTQGDLCLVDIAQTLSLALDGPRDLVARYGGEEFVVLLPEADAEVARKVAERCQRLLQKKAIVHALSPHGRRVTVSIGAGTMMPGGQADRAGFIRAVDQQLYAAKNNGRDRIEHVQLEA, encoded by the coding sequence ATGTCCGGCGAAAGCACGCTTCTTGATGACAGCGCGGTGTACAGAACCCTGCTGGAGTCGACCAAGGCGATTCCTTGGAAGATCGATTGGGCCACGATGAAGTTCGCCTATATCGGCCCCCAGATCGAGGCGTTGCTGGGCTGGAACGCTGAAAGCTGGGTGAGCGTGGAGGACTGGGCCATGCGCATGCATCCAGAGGATCGTGAGTATGTGGTGAATTTCTGCGTCAGCCAGTCCCAGGCTGGCGTCGACCACGAGGCTGACTACCGGGCGCTGACCAAGGACAATGGTTACGTATGGATTCGCGACGTTGTACACGTCGTGCGCAATGACAGTGGCGAAGTTCAAGCGCTGATCGGCTTCATGTTCGACATCACCGAACGCAAGAAGACCGAGGAAAAGCTGTTGAGCCTGCAAAAGGAATTGGAGGTCCTATCCTTCAAGGATGGCTTGACCAATATTGCCAACCGACGCCGCTTCGATACTGGCTTTGAATTGGAGTGGGAGCGCGCGCGCAGCGAACGCCAACCCCTGTCCGTATTGTTGTTCGACGTCGATTTTTTCAAGCAGTACAACGATTTATATGGTCACACCCAGGGCGACCTGTGCCTGGTGGATATTGCCCAGACCTTGAGTCTGGCGCTGGACGGCCCACGCGATCTGGTTGCGCGATATGGGGGGGAAGAGTTTGTTGTGCTGCTGCCCGAAGCCGATGCCGAAGTCGCGCGAAAGGTCGCTGAACGCTGCCAGCGATTACTCCAGAAGAAGGCTATCGTGCATGCGTTGTCACCGCACGGCAGGCGCGTCACTGTCAGCATCGGAGCAGGCACGATGATGCCTGGCGGGCAGGCGGACCGTGCCGGTTTCATAAGAGCCGTGGACCAGCAGCTATATGCGGCCAAGAACAACGGGCGGGACCGCATTGAGCATGTGCAGTTGGAGGCCTGA